A genomic window from Streptomyces brevispora includes:
- a CDS encoding lytic polysaccharide monooxygenase auxiliary activity family 9 protein — protein sequence MRKKTGAALVGLAVAGVSMFATSSASSHGYTDNPISRQKLCANGTVTGCGNIQWEPQSVEGPKGFPAAGPADGAICSGGHGEFAQLDDPRGGNWPATHVTAGQGFSFRWQFTARHATTDFRYYITKNGWDPTKPLKRSDLESQPFMTVPYGGMQPPATLTQQGAIPTQKTGKHIILSVWNIADTANAFYSCSDVQF from the coding sequence ATGCGTAAGAAGACAGGTGCGGCCCTGGTGGGTCTCGCGGTAGCGGGCGTCTCGATGTTCGCGACCAGCAGTGCCAGCAGCCATGGCTACACGGACAACCCCATCAGCCGTCAGAAGCTCTGTGCCAACGGCACGGTGACCGGCTGCGGCAACATCCAGTGGGAGCCGCAGAGCGTCGAGGGCCCCAAGGGCTTCCCGGCGGCCGGTCCGGCCGACGGCGCGATCTGTTCCGGCGGCCACGGCGAGTTCGCGCAGCTCGACGACCCGCGCGGCGGCAACTGGCCCGCCACCCACGTCACCGCGGGTCAGGGCTTCAGCTTCCGCTGGCAGTTCACCGCCCGCCACGCCACGACGGACTTCCGCTACTACATCACCAAGAACGGCTGGGACCCCACCAAGCCGCTCAAGCGGTCCGACCTGGAGTCGCAGCCCTTCATGACGGTGCCGTACGGCGGTATGCAGCCGCCGGCCACGCTGACCCAGCAGGGCGCCATCCCCACCCAGAAGACCGGGAAGCACATCATCCTGAGCGTCTGGAACATCGCGGACACGGCCAACGCGTTCTACTCGTGCTCCGATGTTCAGTTCTGA
- a CDS encoding SPFH domain-containing protein: MRSTVSDSSGNPENGDNPENSENPENPEYGEERYGALPVREWAVLDRPGRGADASARADGVPGQDGPKGSGATTGAYDWSASASASAPGSSSGSASGSGFGSVYGGGSVTRGGPDSVARSATDSVVDLVLDLMPGEGERGGSAFGATSASVSVPGDGSGSGSGEGSGAEDGGGSGSVSGSGSGDGPPGASDLLPAAAAEKGGRVPAAESGALPGTGSVIGARGAVSGTVPGQPVLEHDPFLPGPDDAPGPGAGFVPGPGLTPVRQDAGPSLSLPSGGAGAGELHTAVRVDTGRRHSDIDDERAVSIPVHLLFREGPEAAADAAALPATVVQRTAGSECAAGVRRPPVPRAPQVLPSTRPAPVADPQLRERSGPSLPGWAVLLAGLVGLAASGGVLWWIGALPGGAVSRLGLGPRPYDGIGLGAWAALTALLTTVFFAFGGLTRGQVGHAWVLTLFGRYRGSVRRTGLMWVSPLLLRRRVDVRLRHWRSEPLPAVDANGTALRVVVLVVWRVTDTVRATLGIADHEEYLREQVEAAMARVLSQLPADAFHEDAHTLRNAEAVGDALTRMLKADCEPVGIEVYSAQPTGIEYAPEVAAAMQLRRIAAIDAKHRDSVLTSVVDAVDDTVNRLTARGLVELDDYERKSLVKDLTVAFYTGRSGGDSV, translated from the coding sequence ATGCGATCCACAGTGTCGGACAGCTCGGGGAACCCGGAGAACGGGGACAACCCCGAGAACTCCGAGAACCCGGAGAACCCGGAGTACGGCGAGGAGAGGTACGGGGCGCTCCCGGTACGGGAGTGGGCGGTACTGGACAGGCCGGGACGCGGCGCGGACGCGTCGGCCCGTGCGGACGGGGTGCCGGGCCAGGACGGGCCGAAGGGCTCGGGTGCGACGACCGGGGCGTACGACTGGTCGGCGTCGGCGTCGGCGTCGGCTCCGGGTTCGAGTTCGGGTTCGGCGTCCGGTTCGGGTTTCGGTTCGGTGTACGGGGGCGGCTCCGTGACGAGGGGCGGCCCGGACTCCGTGGCGCGGTCCGCGACGGACTCCGTGGTCGACCTGGTCCTCGACCTGATGCCGGGCGAGGGCGAACGCGGGGGCTCCGCCTTCGGCGCGACCTCGGCGTCGGTGTCGGTTCCGGGCGACGGCTCGGGCTCGGGCTCGGGTGAGGGCTCCGGCGCGGAGGATGGCGGCGGGTCCGGCTCGGTCTCGGGCTCCGGCTCCGGGGACGGGCCGCCCGGCGCCTCGGATCTGCTGCCCGCCGCCGCGGCGGAGAAGGGCGGCCGGGTGCCGGCCGCCGAGTCCGGCGCGCTCCCCGGTACGGGATCCGTGATCGGCGCGCGTGGCGCGGTGTCGGGCACCGTTCCGGGGCAACCGGTCCTGGAGCACGACCCGTTCCTTCCCGGCCCGGACGACGCACCGGGGCCCGGTGCCGGATTCGTCCCCGGGCCGGGGCTCACCCCGGTCCGCCAGGACGCCGGCCCCTCCCTCTCGCTGCCCTCCGGCGGCGCCGGGGCCGGCGAGCTCCACACCGCGGTGCGGGTGGACACCGGCCGGCGCCACTCGGACATCGACGATGAGCGCGCCGTCTCCATCCCCGTACACCTGCTCTTCCGCGAAGGTCCCGAGGCCGCCGCGGACGCCGCCGCGCTGCCCGCCACCGTCGTGCAGAGGACGGCCGGGAGCGAGTGCGCTGCCGGTGTCCGGCGGCCGCCGGTGCCGCGGGCACCGCAGGTGCTGCCCTCCACCCGGCCCGCACCCGTCGCCGACCCGCAACTCCGCGAACGGTCCGGCCCCTCGCTGCCCGGCTGGGCCGTACTGCTCGCCGGTCTCGTCGGGCTCGCCGCCTCGGGCGGGGTCCTGTGGTGGATCGGCGCGCTGCCGGGCGGGGCGGTGTCCCGGCTCGGGCTCGGCCCGCGACCGTACGACGGCATCGGCCTCGGCGCCTGGGCGGCGCTCACGGCACTGCTGACCACGGTGTTCTTCGCGTTCGGCGGCCTGACCCGCGGCCAGGTCGGGCACGCCTGGGTGCTCACCCTCTTCGGCCGGTACCGCGGCAGCGTGCGGCGGACCGGGCTGATGTGGGTCAGCCCGCTGCTGCTGCGCCGCCGGGTCGACGTACGGCTGCGGCACTGGCGCAGCGAACCGCTGCCCGCGGTGGACGCGAACGGTACGGCGTTGCGGGTCGTCGTCCTCGTCGTGTGGCGGGTCACGGACACCGTGCGGGCGACGCTGGGAATCGCCGACCACGAGGAGTACCTGCGGGAACAGGTCGAGGCGGCGATGGCGCGGGTCCTGTCCCAGCTGCCCGCCGACGCCTTCCACGAGGACGCTCACACCCTGCGCAACGCGGAAGCCGTCGGCGACGCGCTGACCCGGATGCTCAAGGCGGACTGCGAGCCGGTCGGCATCGAGGTGTACTCCGCGCAGCCGACCGGAATCGAGTACGCGCCGGAGGTGGCCGCGGCCATGCAACTGCGCCGGATCGCGGCCATCGACGCCAAACACCGCGACAGCGTGCTGACTTCGGTGGTGGACGCCGTGGACGACACCGTCAACCGGCTGACCGCCCGGGGCCTCGTGGAGCTCGACGACTACGAACGGAAGTCCCTGGTGAAGGACTTGACCGTCGCCTTCTACACCGGACGCAGTGGTGGGGACAGTGTCTGA
- a CDS encoding peptidoglycan-binding protein, protein MTVPAFEEYVPASDCTCAGCAVQRRTAAAVLPTRQGGHPAAHGARRALVLVTAAGVVLSGGLAEAATGAAGPGRVTDPAPGADPAADPASAPDAVTADPVMPDDPEDAADPADPGPDSPQGGPGPLQGAGASGPPAGTPTLRKTTRADIINRAKKWVAAQVPYSMSKYWLDGYRQDCSGYLSMAWDLPGNEWTGSLASYGTRIARADLQPGDMLLFHNPADPSKGSHVTIFGGWTDYTHTHYTAYEQTMPHTRKQTTPMAYWTHSSSYVAYRYTGLTTETGGSSSTRAFPGAGQFGPGANNAHVTELGKLLVERGGKRFYKVGPGPAWGSADQQATAAFQKAQGWKGKEADGIPGPDTWRLLTTGTGNDIPAAGGTGTGGSTATPAYPGRGNFRTGQSNSHVDRLGKQLVKKGYGKYYLSGPGPRWGEADRRNVEAFQKAQGWRGAEADGYPGPETWRRLFA, encoded by the coding sequence ATGACTGTGCCGGCCTTCGAGGAGTACGTACCCGCCAGCGACTGCACCTGTGCGGGGTGCGCCGTACAACGGCGCACCGCAGCCGCGGTACTGCCGACGCGGCAGGGAGGACATCCGGCCGCACACGGCGCGCGGCGCGCGCTGGTGCTGGTCACCGCTGCCGGAGTGGTGCTGAGCGGCGGCCTGGCGGAGGCGGCGACCGGGGCGGCCGGCCCCGGTCGCGTCACCGACCCCGCCCCGGGGGCCGACCCGGCGGCCGATCCCGCGTCGGCCCCCGACGCGGTGACGGCGGACCCGGTCATGCCGGACGACCCGGAGGACGCCGCCGACCCGGCCGATCCGGGACCGGACAGCCCGCAGGGCGGGCCGGGTCCGTTGCAGGGTGCGGGGGCCTCCGGTCCGCCGGCGGGTACGCCCACGCTGCGCAAGACGACCAGGGCCGACATCATCAACCGGGCGAAGAAGTGGGTCGCCGCGCAGGTCCCGTACAGCATGAGCAAGTACTGGCTGGACGGGTACCGCCAGGACTGCTCCGGTTATCTGTCGATGGCCTGGGACCTGCCGGGCAACGAGTGGACCGGCAGCCTCGCCTCATACGGCACGCGGATCGCCCGTGCGGATCTCCAGCCCGGCGACATGCTGCTCTTCCACAACCCGGCCGACCCCTCCAAGGGCTCGCACGTCACGATCTTCGGGGGCTGGACGGACTACACGCACACCCACTACACGGCGTACGAGCAGACCATGCCGCACACCCGCAAGCAGACGACGCCCATGGCGTACTGGACCCACTCGAGCAGCTACGTCGCGTACCGCTACACGGGGCTGACCACCGAAACCGGCGGCAGCAGCTCGACGAGAGCGTTCCCGGGGGCCGGTCAGTTCGGCCCGGGCGCGAACAACGCCCACGTCACCGAACTCGGCAAGCTGCTCGTCGAGCGGGGTGGCAAGCGCTTCTACAAGGTCGGCCCCGGCCCCGCCTGGGGCAGCGCCGACCAGCAGGCGACCGCGGCGTTCCAGAAGGCCCAGGGCTGGAAGGGCAAGGAGGCCGACGGCATCCCCGGGCCCGACACCTGGCGCCTGCTGACCACCGGCACCGGCAACGACATCCCTGCCGCGGGCGGAACCGGCACGGGCGGCTCGACCGCGACGCCCGCTTACCCCGGGCGGGGCAATTTCCGGACGGGTCAGTCCAACAGCCATGTCGACAGGCTCGGGAAACAGTTGGTGAAGAAGGGATACGGCAAGTACTACCTGTCGGGCCCCGGGCCCCGATGGGGCGAGGCGGACCGGCGCAATGTCGAGGCCTTCCAGAAGGCCCAGGGCTGGCGGGGCGCGGAGGCCGACGGCTATCCGGGTCCGGAGACCTGGCGGCGACTCTTCGCGTGA
- a CDS encoding glycosyltransferase family 2 protein, with the protein MTSTPPGARQNNDPSETTQLRIPPQLRAGGQRRRPKKALPRYDYEHYSRLAGPLTQPDPAKPYTVRYRSLLSQEPHRIRAALLLGAAPLVSLGLFAWLMQPEHWTQRDPNLKNDTLLILDIVMLVSIGLIELFRTLNVLSNAHATLVARDPVPVVPENGTRVAFLTSFVPGKEPLEMVTKTLEAAVRIRHRGLMHVWLLDEGDDPAVKEVCQRLGVHHFSRKGVAHWNQAKGPHRAKTKHGNYNAWLDAHGDAYDFFASVDTDHVPMPNYLERMLGYFRDPDVGFVIGPQVYGNYDTFVTKAAESQQFLFHALIQRAGNRYGAPMFVGTSNAVRISALKQIGGLYDSITEDMATGFEMHRARNPHTGRKWRSVYTPDVLAVGEGPTAWTDFFTQQLRWSRGTYETILKQYWKGVYSLPVGKLFNYTMMIIFYPMSAMNWILAALSCALFLGMGASGVQIDPVVWMMLYGNASALQIGLYIWNRRHNVSPHEPEGSGGLAGMMMSALSAPIYARSLMDAVLRRKSSFVVTPKGDSSSPDTLFGTFRIHLFFILVFGGSIAASFVLGHSHPAMLTWAALALLITAAPIFGWQYTVRAEKKRKKKHHAGPPPTSGPPARAQQEKPHWDGNEQTMQIALGGRKQ; encoded by the coding sequence ATGACGTCGACGCCGCCAGGCGCCCGGCAGAACAACGACCCTTCCGAGACCACGCAGCTTCGGATACCCCCGCAGCTTCGGGCCGGGGGCCAGCGGCGACGCCCGAAGAAGGCGCTGCCCCGTTACGACTACGAGCACTACAGCCGGCTCGCCGGGCCACTGACCCAGCCGGATCCGGCCAAGCCGTACACCGTGCGGTACCGTTCGCTCCTCTCCCAGGAGCCGCACCGGATACGCGCGGCACTCCTGCTGGGCGCCGCGCCGCTGGTCTCGCTCGGCCTGTTCGCCTGGCTGATGCAGCCCGAGCACTGGACGCAGCGCGACCCGAACCTCAAGAACGACACGCTGCTGATCCTCGACATCGTGATGCTGGTCTCGATCGGGCTGATCGAGCTCTTCCGCACCCTGAACGTCCTCTCCAACGCGCACGCCACACTGGTCGCCCGCGACCCGGTCCCGGTCGTGCCGGAGAACGGCACCCGGGTCGCGTTCCTCACCTCCTTCGTCCCGGGCAAGGAGCCCCTGGAGATGGTGACGAAGACCCTGGAGGCCGCCGTCCGCATCCGCCACCGCGGGCTGATGCACGTCTGGCTGCTCGACGAGGGCGACGACCCGGCGGTCAAGGAGGTCTGCCAACGGCTGGGGGTGCACCACTTCTCCCGCAAGGGCGTGGCGCACTGGAACCAGGCCAAGGGCCCGCACCGCGCGAAGACCAAGCACGGCAACTACAACGCCTGGCTCGACGCGCACGGCGACGCGTACGACTTCTTCGCCTCGGTCGACACCGACCACGTGCCGATGCCCAACTATCTGGAGCGGATGCTCGGCTACTTCCGTGACCCGGACGTCGGCTTCGTCATCGGCCCGCAGGTCTACGGCAACTACGACACCTTCGTCACCAAGGCCGCCGAGTCGCAGCAGTTCCTCTTCCACGCACTGATCCAGCGCGCGGGCAACCGCTACGGCGCCCCGATGTTCGTCGGCACCAGCAACGCGGTGCGGATCTCGGCCCTCAAGCAGATCGGCGGTCTGTACGACTCGATCACCGAGGACATGGCGACCGGCTTCGAGATGCACCGCGCCCGCAACCCGCACACCGGCCGCAAGTGGCGCTCGGTGTACACGCCGGACGTACTGGCCGTGGGCGAGGGCCCGACCGCCTGGACCGACTTCTTCACCCAGCAGCTGCGCTGGTCGCGCGGGACGTACGAGACGATCCTCAAGCAGTACTGGAAGGGCGTCTACTCACTGCCCGTGGGCAAGCTCTTCAACTACACCATGATGATCATCTTCTACCCGATGTCCGCCATGAACTGGATTCTCGCGGCGCTGAGTTGCGCGCTGTTCCTGGGAATGGGCGCCTCCGGTGTGCAGATCGACCCGGTCGTCTGGATGATGCTGTACGGCAACGCGTCCGCGCTCCAGATCGGCCTGTACATCTGGAACCGCCGCCACAACGTCTCGCCGCACGAGCCCGAGGGCTCCGGCGGTCTGGCCGGCATGATGATGTCCGCGCTCTCCGCGCCGATCTACGCGCGCTCGCTGATGGACGCCGTGCTGCGCCGCAAGAGCTCGTTCGTGGTCACGCCCAAGGGCGACTCCTCCAGCCCGGACACCCTCTTCGGGACCTTCCGCATCCACCTCTTCTTCATTCTGGTGTTCGGCGGCTCGATCGCGGCCTCGTTCGTCCTCGGCCACAGCCACCCGGCGATGCTCACCTGGGCCGCACTGGCGCTGCTGATCACCGCGGCACCGATCTTCGGCTGGCAGTACACCGTGCGGGCGGAGAAGAAGCGGAAGAAGAAGCACCACGCGGGACCACCGCCGACGAGCGGCCCGCCCGCCCGTGCCCAGCAGGAGAAGCCCCACTGGGACGGCAACGAACAGACCATGCAGATCGCCCTTGGGGGACGTAAACAATGA
- a CDS encoding kelch motif-containing protein, with the protein MKYRPSRRTRRMAISTAVVLALAGANGPWLYRFSTERYHEYKINKPDYKAANGHWDFLDIPSEYKINTIHAALLHTGKVLLVAGSGNNQKNFDAKSFRSVLWDPKTGGFTNIPTPKDMFCAGHTQLPDGKLLIAGGTKRYEKLKGDVTRAGGLMIVHNEDPDKPVTLPAGTRFTGKTNGRTFVTKDPVLVEKATKVFDKNTGAFLRNDPGLGRIYVEAQKSGTKYETGTEDNYRIAGLSGSDTRNVYGIAQKLALDKKDFQGIREAFEFDPVAEKYITVDPMNEARWYPTLTTLKDGKVLALSGLDEIGQIVPGKDEVYDPKTKKWEYTGIIRKFPTYPAVFLLNDGKLFYSGSNAGYGPATVGRAPGVWDLATNKFTKIPGLSDPDRMETSATVRLPPAQDEKFMVIGGGGVGESDKSSKKSRLVDLLDADPKFKDGASLEEGTRYPSASLLPDDSLLVTGGSDDYRGRGGSDILQARLYDAGSDTYKRVADPAVGRNYHSGSVLLPDGRVMIFGSDSLYSDKANTRPGVFEQRIEIYTPPYLYRDSRPELTAGPKKVKRGATAMFTTNSAATIKSAKLMRPSAVTHVTDTDQRSVALDLKKTDGGISVTVPKNRALVPSGWYMLFVTDDKGTPSEGTWVEVP; encoded by the coding sequence ATGAAGTACCGTCCGAGCCGCCGTACCCGCCGCATGGCGATCAGTACGGCGGTGGTTCTCGCGCTCGCGGGGGCGAACGGGCCGTGGCTGTACCGTTTCAGCACCGAGCGCTACCACGAGTACAAGATCAACAAGCCCGACTACAAGGCCGCCAACGGCCACTGGGACTTCCTCGACATCCCGTCCGAGTACAAGATCAACACGATTCACGCGGCGCTGCTGCACACCGGCAAGGTGCTGCTCGTCGCGGGCTCGGGCAACAACCAGAAGAACTTCGACGCGAAGAGCTTCCGGTCGGTGCTGTGGGACCCGAAGACCGGCGGGTTCACGAACATACCCACGCCCAAGGACATGTTCTGCGCCGGTCACACCCAGCTGCCCGACGGCAAACTCCTCATAGCCGGCGGCACGAAGCGGTACGAGAAGCTCAAGGGCGACGTCACCAGGGCGGGCGGCCTGATGATCGTCCACAACGAGGACCCGGACAAGCCGGTCACGCTTCCGGCGGGCACCAGGTTCACCGGTAAGACCAACGGCAGGACCTTCGTCACCAAGGACCCCGTGCTGGTGGAGAAGGCCACCAAGGTCTTCGACAAGAACACCGGCGCGTTCCTGCGCAACGACCCCGGACTCGGCCGGATCTACGTCGAGGCGCAGAAGTCCGGCACGAAGTACGAGACGGGCACCGAGGACAACTACCGCATAGCGGGCCTGTCCGGCTCCGACACCCGCAACGTGTACGGGATCGCCCAGAAGCTCGCCCTCGACAAGAAGGACTTCCAGGGCATCCGGGAGGCTTTCGAGTTCGATCCGGTGGCGGAGAAGTACATCACCGTCGACCCGATGAACGAGGCCCGCTGGTATCCGACGCTGACCACGCTCAAGGACGGCAAGGTCCTCGCCCTCTCCGGCCTGGACGAGATCGGGCAGATCGTGCCCGGCAAGGACGAGGTCTACGACCCGAAGACCAAGAAGTGGGAGTACACCGGCATCATCCGGAAGTTCCCCACCTACCCGGCGGTCTTCCTCCTCAACGACGGCAAGCTCTTCTACTCCGGCTCGAACGCGGGCTACGGCCCCGCCACCGTCGGCCGCGCGCCCGGCGTCTGGGACCTGGCGACGAACAAGTTCACCAAGATCCCCGGCCTGAGCGACCCGGACCGGATGGAGACGTCGGCGACGGTACGGCTGCCTCCGGCCCAGGACGAGAAGTTCATGGTGATCGGCGGGGGCGGCGTCGGCGAGTCCGACAAGTCCAGCAAGAAGTCCCGGCTGGTCGACCTGTTGGACGCCGACCCGAAGTTCAAGGACGGCGCCTCACTGGAGGAGGGCACCCGCTACCCGAGCGCGTCGCTGCTCCCCGACGACTCCCTGCTGGTCACCGGCGGCTCCGACGACTACCGGGGCCGCGGCGGCTCCGACATCCTCCAGGCCCGGCTGTACGACGCCGGGTCGGACACCTACAAGCGGGTCGCCGACCCGGCGGTGGGCCGCAACTACCACTCGGGGTCCGTGCTCCTCCCCGACGGCCGGGTCATGATCTTCGGCTCCGACTCGCTCTACTCCGACAAGGCGAACACCCGGCCGGGCGTCTTCGAGCAGCGGATCGAGATCTACACCCCGCCGTACCTGTACCGCGACTCGCGGCCCGAACTGACCGCCGGTCCGAAGAAGGTGAAGCGCGGCGCCACCGCGATGTTCACGACCAACAGCGCCGCGACGATCAAGTCGGCGAAGCTGATGCGGCCGAGCGCGGTCACCCATGTCACGGACACGGACCAGCGGTCGGTGGCGCTGGACCTGAAGAAGACCGACGGCGGGATCTCGGTGACGGTGCCGAAGAACCGGGCGCTGGTGCCGTCGGGCTGGTACATGCTCTTCGTCACCGACGACAAGGGCACCCCGTCCGAGGGAACGTGGGTGGAGGTGCCGTAG
- a CDS encoding glycoside hydrolase family 6 protein — protein MYGSHNGRFGIRGAGVAVIGAVLLLAGCSSGDGEGDGGGGKNPASIGQQPKGTDPYWVNPDGNAARQVARYTADGNGKNAGLIRRIAEQPVGEWIGPDNPEAEARGFTEAAAKADREALLVLYNIPHRDCGQFSKGGAADGDAYRTWLDGVAKGIGDRGATVVLEPDAVLHLVDGCTPQEFHEERYDLLKGAVERLKRLPGTRVYLDAGNAGWHTPDALFQPLRQAGIDAADGFAVNVSNFQTTAVSEDFGKRLSAKVGDKPFVIDTSRNGNGPYTGGDPRQTWCNPPGRALGETPTASTGDELVDAYLWIKRPGESDGDCRGGPKAGDWWPDYALGLARGTKAK, from the coding sequence ATGTACGGCAGCCACAACGGCCGGTTCGGCATACGGGGAGCGGGCGTGGCCGTGATCGGCGCCGTACTGCTGCTCGCGGGATGTTCCTCCGGTGACGGTGAGGGCGACGGCGGCGGGGGAAAGAATCCCGCGTCCATCGGCCAGCAGCCCAAGGGCACCGATCCGTACTGGGTCAACCCCGACGGCAACGCGGCCCGGCAGGTCGCCCGGTACACCGCGGACGGCAACGGGAAGAACGCCGGCCTGATCCGCAGGATCGCGGAGCAGCCGGTCGGCGAGTGGATCGGCCCGGACAATCCGGAGGCCGAGGCGAGGGGCTTCACGGAGGCCGCCGCGAAGGCCGACCGGGAGGCGCTGCTCGTCCTCTACAACATCCCGCACCGCGACTGCGGACAGTTCTCCAAGGGCGGCGCCGCCGACGGCGACGCGTACCGCACCTGGCTGGACGGGGTCGCCAAGGGCATCGGCGACCGCGGCGCCACGGTGGTCCTGGAGCCGGACGCGGTGCTGCACCTGGTCGACGGATGCACCCCGCAGGAGTTCCACGAGGAGCGCTACGACCTGCTCAAGGGGGCGGTGGAGCGGCTGAAGCGACTGCCGGGCACCCGGGTCTACCTGGACGCGGGCAACGCGGGCTGGCACACCCCGGACGCGCTGTTCCAGCCGCTCCGGCAGGCGGGCATCGACGCGGCCGACGGCTTCGCGGTGAACGTCTCCAACTTCCAGACCACCGCGGTCAGCGAGGACTTCGGCAAGCGGCTGTCGGCGAAGGTCGGCGACAAGCCGTTCGTCATCGACACCAGCCGCAACGGCAACGGCCCGTACACCGGCGGCGACCCCCGGCAGACCTGGTGCAATCCGCCGGGGCGGGCCCTCGGCGAGACACCGACGGCCTCCACGGGCGACGAACTGGTCGACGCCTACCTCTGGATCAAGCGCCCGGGGGAGTCCGACGGCGACTGCCGGGGCGGCCCGAAGGCCGGCGACTGGTGGCCCGATTACGCCCTGGGCCTGGCCCGCGGCACGAAGGCGAAGTAG
- a CDS encoding class F sortase, with protein sequence MPSSDHSTGHGRLLTGVAWAVLLLSLWLWGRGITDGSGIGSAPTTGDVAAVGRPLGVPLPPAHDPIKGVKPRSVDIPSIGIKAPVVPRGLDADGAIEPPSFDTPQTVGWYGDGTEPGATGPALFVGHVDTETRPAVFYGLSAARPGAKVEVTRTDGTVAEFTIDDIQVFTRARFNARKAYGPRKDGRAELRLITCGGTYDRASHAYTANVVVSAYLTGEKTAQKAARDAARETARKVAERTSGRAGAGSGT encoded by the coding sequence ATGCCCTCCTCGGACCACTCGACGGGACACGGCAGGCTGCTCACCGGAGTGGCCTGGGCCGTACTGCTGCTGAGCCTGTGGCTCTGGGGCCGCGGCATCACCGACGGCTCCGGCATCGGCTCCGCCCCGACCACCGGGGACGTCGCCGCGGTCGGGCGCCCGCTCGGCGTACCGCTGCCCCCGGCGCACGACCCGATCAAGGGCGTGAAGCCGCGGAGCGTCGACATCCCGTCGATCGGTATCAAGGCCCCTGTCGTCCCCCGGGGCCTGGACGCGGACGGGGCGATCGAGCCGCCGTCGTTCGACACCCCCCAGACGGTCGGCTGGTACGGCGACGGCACCGAACCCGGTGCGACCGGGCCGGCGCTGTTCGTCGGCCATGTCGACACCGAGACCAGACCGGCCGTCTTCTACGGGCTCAGCGCGGCCCGCCCCGGCGCCAAGGTCGAAGTGACCCGGACCGACGGCACGGTCGCCGAATTCACCATCGACGACATCCAGGTCTTCACCCGCGCCCGCTTCAACGCCCGGAAGGCGTACGGCCCCCGCAAGGACGGCCGTGCGGAGCTCCGGCTGATCACCTGCGGCGGTACGTACGACCGTGCCTCGCACGCGTACACCGCGAACGTGGTCGTCTCGGCCTACCTGACCGGCGAGAAGACGGCACAGAAGGCGGCCCGGGACGCGGCCCGGGAGACGGCCCGGAAGGTGGCGGAGAGGACGAGCGGGAGGGCGGGCGCCGGGAGCGGCACCTGA